CGGCCGTGCGCCACGAAAGCAGGGTATGACTCAGCACGCCATTCTCGACAACAACACCCACCGCGCGCTGCGCGTCCGCTCCGATGTGGGCACGGACCTTGGCGATGGCGTGATGGGGACGCTGACCGTGCCCAGCGAATTTCGCAACGTGCAGGGCCAGTTCCCGATCCTGTTCCGCCGCGAAATGGGGCGCGACGACTTCTTCGCGCTCGCGCTGTTCGGCTTCGAGAACGGAGAGAATCTCTTCCTCGACGGCAATCGTTGGGACGCGCGCTACCGCCCGCTGTCACTCGCGATCCAGCCCTTTCTGATCGGGCGCCCGGAAAGCGGGGAGGGGCCGGGGCAAGTCCATATCGACCTTGGCCATCCGCGCATCGCGGCGGACGGCGAGGGCGTGCGGCTGTTCGACGCCGAGGGCGCGGCGACGCCCTATCTCGAGGATGTCGCCGAACGGCTCGGCGCGCTGGACGAGGGGTATCGCGCGAGCAAGGGATTTTTTGACGCGCTGCTCGCCCACGACCTGCTCGAACCGTTCAGCCTTGAGGTGACGCTCGACGACATGTCGGTCCATTCGCTCGTCGGGTACCACATCATCGACGAGACCAAGCTGCGCCTGCTCGACGCGGAGACGCTGTGGCGCCTCCATGTCGATGGGCATCTGATGCCGATCTTCATGGCGCTCGCGTCACTGTCGCAGATCTCCGCGCTCGTCGCGCGCAAGAACCGCAGGCTGGCCGGTGGCTGAACAGGCGCTGTCCATTCCCCCCTCTCTGACCAAGGTGCCGGAGCGTGACTGGAGGGCAGTGGGGCTCGACACGCTGCTCAAGGAAGCGCGCGAGCCCTTCGTCGTGCGCGGGCTGGTCGCCGACTGGCCGCTGGTCGCTGTGGGCAAGAGCGGCGCCCGCGCGGCGCGGCGCTATCTGCTGGATCATGCCCGCGACCGGCCCTTCACCGTCTCGATCGGCTCGCCCGGGCATGACGGGCGGATGTTCTACGACACCGACATGCAGATGAATTTCCGTACCGGAACGGGCAAGCTCGCCGATATCTTCGCGGGGATCGATAAGGCCGAGGAGCTTGGCGAGAACCGCACCGTCTATCTCGCATCGATCGACATTCCGTCGCATTTCGACGGCCTCGACGCGGCGAATCCGATCGATCTCGGGATGCGGGATCCGTTGAAGAGCATCTGGATCGGCACGCGCACACTGATCGCCGCGCACAATGATTTCCCGGACAATCTCGCCTGCGTCGCGGTCGGCCGGCGGCGGTTCACGCTGTTCCCGCCCGACCAGTTTCGCAATCTCTATCTGGGGCCGATCGACAATACGCCGGCGGGCCGCACGGTGAGCATGGTCGATTTCAACGATCCCGATTTCGAGCGCTACCCGCGCTTCCGCGAGGCGCTGGAGCACGCCATGGTGGCCGAGCTCGGCCCGGGCGACGCGATCCATATCCCGATGATGTGGTGGCACCACATCGAAGGGCTCGATCCGTTCAATGTGCTGGTCAACTATTGGTGGCGCGATACCCCGCGCTGGCTCGGCCAGCCGCAGGATGCGCTCAACCATGCGATCCTCTCGATCCGCGACTTGCCGCCCGAACAGAAGGCGCACTGGCGCGCGCTGTTCGACCATTATGTCTTTGCCAATGGAGATGATGTGACGGAACATCTGCCCGAGGGAATGCGCGGCATCCTCGATCCGCTGACGCACGAGACCGCTTCGCGCATCCGCGCCTATTTGCTGCGGCAGTTGAGCCGGTGAGCGCGCGTCCCGCGACACGCGTGGTCATCGCCGGTGGCGGCACCGCGGGCTGGATGGCCGCGGCTGCGATCAGCCGGACGATGGGCCCCACGATCGACTTGACCCTGGTCGAGTCCGAGCAGATCGGCACGATCGGGGTGGGGGAATCGACCATTCCCCCGCTGGTCAACTTCAACCGCATTCTGCGCATCGGCGAGGCCGAGTTCATGCGCGCGGCGCAGGCGACCTTCAAGCTCGGCATCCTGTTCGACAATTGGAAGCATGACGGGCACAGCTATTTCCACAGCTTCGGCCTGTCGGGGAAGGATCACTGGTCGGCGGGATTCCAGCATTTCTGGCTCTACGGGCGCGAGCGGGGGCACCAAGAGCCCTATGACGATTATTGTCTTGAGCTCGCCGCGGCGATGCAGGGCAAGTTCGCGCACCTGCCGCAGGACCGGATGAACTATGCCTATCACGTCGATGCGACGCTGTACGGCCGCTACCTGCGCAAGCTCGCCGAGGAGGCGGGCACCAAGCGGGTCGAGGGCAAGATCCAGCGCGTCGAGCTGAACGGCGAGACCGGCGACATCGCCGCGCTGCTGCTCGATGGCGAGCGGCGGATCGAGGGCGATATGTTCGTCGACTGCACCGGCTTCCGCGGGCTGCTGATCGACGGCGCGCTGCATGCCGGGTTCGAGGATTGGGGGCACTGGCTGCCCAACGACAGCGCGATCGCGGTGCAATCGAAGCATCTGGGGCCGCCGCAGCCCTATACCCAGGCGATCGCGCACGATGCGGGCTGGCAATGGCGCATCCCGCTGCAGCACCGCATGGGCGCGGGGATCGTCTATGCGAGCGGCTATCTGTCGCGCGACGAAGCCTATCACCGGCTGATTTCGACCGTCGGTGAGCCGCTGATCGAGCCGTTCGACATCAAGTTCAAGGGCGGGGTGCGGCGCAAGCAATGGTATCGCAACTGCGTCGCTATCGGCCTGTCGGGCGGGTTCGTCGAGCCACTCGAGGCGACCACGGTGCACCTGATCCAGCGCGCGGTGCTGCGCTTCGTGCGGCTGATGCCCAACGGGCGCGTGAGCGAACGCGACGCGGCCGAGTTCAACGAGCAGCAGCGCCAGGATATCGAGCAGATCCGCGACTTCGTGATCCTGCACTACAAGGCGACCAACCGGCGCGACAGCGCGTTCTGGCGGCATGTCGCGGCGATGCCGGTACCGGATTCGCTGGCGCAGAAGATCGAGCTGTTCCGCGAGACCGCCCGCACCTTCCGCAAGAATGAGGAGCTGTTCGCGGAAAATAGCTGGGTGCAGGTGATGATGGGGCAGGGGATCGATCCGCAAAGCTGGCATCCGATCGCGGAGAAGCTGTCGGACGACGAGCTGGCGCGGCTGCTGGCGACGCTGCGCGAGGATGTGACGCGCACCGTCGCGACGCTGCCCGAGCATCATGCCTATGTCGCGCAATATTGTGGCGCCGCCGATCCGGTGGCGGCCTGAGCGACACACGCATGGCACGCCGGAAACAGGCCGTCACGATCCGCCACGTCGCCGCCGATGCCGGCGTGTCGCTGCAGACCGTGAGCCGCGTCATCAACAAGGAGCCGAACGTACGGCCCGAGATGGCCGAGCGCGTGCGCACCTCGATCGCAAAGCTCGGCTATGTCCCGTCGATCGCGGCGCAGCGGATGAGCGGATCGCGGTCGTATCTGATCATGGCGCTCAACGACCGCGAACGTACCCTCGACGGCTGGCGCGCGCGCGACGGCACCGACTGGGTCGACCAGATGCTGCTCGGCGGGATGCTGACCTGTTCCGAACATGGCTATCGCCTGATCGTCGAGCTGGTCGACACGCACAGCGACCATATCGAGCGCGAACTTTCCGCGGCGCTGGCGGCGCTCCAGCCCGACGGGGTGATCCTGACGCCGCCGCATTCGGCCAACCCGGCGATCCTGGAGTTGCTCGACGACGCGCATATCAGCCTGGCGCGGATCGGATCGCTGCACGAGGGGCCGGGGTTCCGGCTGACGATGGGGGACGATCTGGCGGCGGCGCTCGCCACGCGGCACCTCACCGGGCTCGGCCATGCGCGGATCGCGCTGATCGCCGGGCCGGACGAATATGAGCTGAGCGGCTGGCGTGTCGATGGCTGGCGCGCGGCGATGGCCGAGGCCGGGCTGTCCACTGAAGGATTGCTCGCGCAGGGCGATTTCAGCCGCGAGTCCGGCCGCGCCGCGGCGCCGCGCCTGATCGATGCTGGGGCGACCGCGATCATCGCGAGCAACGATCAGATGACGCTCGGTGCGCTCGAGGTTGCGCGCGAACGCGGCTTGACGGTGCCGCGCGACCTCTCGCTGATCAGCTTCGACGACACGCCGATCGCGCGCTTCAACCACCCGCCGCTGACCGCGATCACGCAGCCGATCGCCGAAGTGACGGCGCGGGCGGTCGAACTGATCATCGCGGCGCGGGGCGGGCGGGCGGTGCCGGACGGGCCGGTGGTCGTGCCGCCGACGCTGACGGTGCGGGAATCGACGGCCGCGCCCCGCCACTGACGGGCGCCTGATGGTACGGGCGGGGGGACTTGAACCCCCACGAGCCGAAGCTCAACGGATTTTAAGTCCGGTGCGTCTACCATTCCGCCACGCCCGCATCGGACTGGCTGTATCGGGTCGGGAACGGAGTGCCAAGCGCGCTAGGGCCAAGCCCTAGACGTTCAGGCGCGCGCGCATTTCCTTGCCGGGCTTGAAATAGGGAACCCGTTTGGCCGAGACGTCGACGGTCTCGCCCGTGCGCGGGTTGCGGCCGGTGCGCGCGTCGCGCGCGCGGGTGGAGAAGGCGCCGAAGCCGCGCAGCTCGACGCGGCCGTTCACGACGAGCCGCGTGGTGATCTCTTCGAAGAAGGTGTCGACGATGCGCTCGATCTCACGCGCGGACAGGCCGGGATTGTCCGCCGCCAGCATCTGCACGAGTTCCGAACGGATCATCCCGCGTCCCCAACTGCCCGGTCATTTGCGCCGGAAACAATATGTATCGCCGCGCTCAGCGGCGCGGTGCGGGACTGATTTAGGCGCGTTTCCTTACCTGCATCAATCGAATCTTGCGGCTCCGCGGTGCTTTTCAGAGACACCGGCGGGAAGCCGTTGAAATGATTGGCGGGACGGTCCGCCATCCGGACCGCCCCGCACACAATCACTTCTTCTCTTCGCGAGCCTTGAGGGCCTCGCCCAGGATGTCGCCCAGCGATGCGCCCGAATCGGACGAACCATATTGCGCGACCGCCTGCTTCTCCTCGGCGATCTGCATCGCCTTGACCGAGAAGGTCGGCTTCTTCGAACGGTCCATGCCGGTGACCATCGCGTCGAACTTCTGGCCGACCTGGAAACGCTCCGGACGCTGCTCGTCGCGGTCACGGCCGAGGTCGGTGCGCTTGATGAAGCCGGTCGCGCCATCGTCGCCAACCTGCACTTCGAGGCCCGCGTCGCGGACTTCCAGAACGGTGACCGTGACGATCTCGTTCTTGTTCACGCGCGCTCCGCCGGTGGCGGCCGCCGGGGTCGGCACGCCGCCGCGCTCGAGCTGCTTCATGCCGAGCGAGATGCGCTCCTTGTCGGGCTCAACCGCGAGCACAACGGCCTTGACCATCTCACCCTTGCGGTGAAGCGCCAGCGCATCTTCGCCCGAGATGCCCCAGGCGATGTCCGACATGTGGACCATGCCGTCGACGTCGTTGTCGAGACCGATGAACAGGCCGAACTCGGTGGCGTTCTTGACTTCGCCCTCGACCTCGGTGCCGACCGGGTGAGCGGCCGCAAAGGCCTCCCACGGGTTCTGCTGGGCCTGCTTGAGGCCGAGCGAGATGCGGCGCTTGTCCTGATCGACCTCGAGCACGACGACATCGACTTCCTGCGAGGTCGAGACGATCTTGCCCGGATGGACATTCTTCTTGGTCCAGCTCATCTCCGAGACGTGGACGAGGCCCTCGATGCCCGGCTCGAGCTCGACGAACGCACCATATTCGGTGATGTTGGTCACGCGGCCCGACAGCTTCGCACCGATCGGATACTTGACGCCGGCGCCATCCCAAGGATCGCTCTCGAGCTGCTTCATGCCGAGCGAGATGCGCTGGGTGTCGCGGTTGATGCGGATGATCTGCACCTTCACCGTGTCGCCGATGTTGAGCATCTCCGACGGGTGGTTGACGCGCTTGTAGCTCAAGTCGGTGACATGCAGCAGGCCGTCGATGCCGCCGAGGTCGACGAACGCACCATAGTCGGTGATGTTCTTGACGACGCCGTCGATCACCTGGCCCTCGGCCAGGCTCTGGATCAGGCCCGAACGCTGCTCGGCACGGTTCTCTTCGAGGACGGCGCGGCGCGACACGACGATGTTGCCGCGCTTGCGGTCCATCTTGAGGATCTGGAAGGGCTGCGGCAGGTCCATCAGCGGCTGCACGTCGCGCACCGGACGGATATCGACCTGCGAGCCCGGCAGGAACGCCACGGCACCGCTGAGGTCGACGGTGAAGCCGCCCTTGACGCGGCCGAAGATCACGCCCTCGACGCGGTTACCCTGCGAGAATTCGAGCTCGAGCTTGTCCCATGCGGCTTCGCGGCGGGCGCGGTCGCGGCTGAGCATCGCTTCGCCGTTCGCATTCTCGACGCGGTCGACATAGACCTCGACTTCGTCGCCGACCTTGAGATCGGCGGGCTGGCCCGGCGCGGCGAATTCGCGCAGCGGCACGCGGCCTTCGCTCTTGAGGCCGACGTCGATGATGGCGAGGTCGTTTTCGATGCCGGTGACGGTGCCGATGACGACGCGGCCTTCAAAGCTTTCTGCGCCGCCAAGCGTCTGGTCGAGAAGCGCGGCGAAATCGTCGCGCGTGGGGTTTGCCGAAGTGGCCATAAAGGGTTCAGTCCTAACTATCGTTTTTCCGGCCGGCTGGTTGGATCCAGCGGTCTTGAAGGCCGAAATGCCGTGGCGGCCGCATGCCGGTCACGGCATCCGGTGGACGGGCGCGGTTGGAGAGGTCACGCTTTTGATCTAAAGCGAAAATGGCGCGTGAGCTGCACGCTCCGCGCCTCCCTCCGCGAGCACCCGCTCGCCGGACGGGCGCCCCCTTAGCTCCACTGCTCGGCAAAGGCAAGGAAATCCCGGCCTTGGGGCGGTCGCGACGGAGCCCTCACCGATTATTTACCTTAACTGGTCACATCGCTCCCGAAACGAAAACGGAGAGGGGGCGAGATGACACCGGTTGGCGGATTGGCGGAGAATGCGGACTGGCTGGTCGCCGCCGCGGCGTCCGATCTCTATGAGATCATCCGCGACGACAAGCTGAAGATCCTGCGGATCAGCCAGGTTGCGGTGCAGACGCGCGAGGAGGTTGATCAGTATCTCGCCGTGCTGGGCGAGATCGTGCGCGACACGCGGCTGCGGTTCGGACGCGTCCGCGTGCTCGCCGACCTGCGCAACGCGCCGCTGCGCACGCAGGAAGCGGCCGAGCGCATGCGGATGGGCAACCTTGCGCTCTATCGCACCGGAGACCGCGTCGCGCTGATCGTCGAATCAAGCCTGCTCAAGATGCAGCTGCGACGGACGCTGGTCGAGTATCAGAACATCTTCCTCTCGCCCAACGCCGCCGAGACCTGGCTCACAGCGCTCGACTGACGGTCAGGGGCGCCGGGCGGTGAAGGGCAGATCGAGCGCCTCGGCCACCGCCTCGTGGGTGATCGTGCCCTTGTAGACGTTGAGGCCGGCGGCGAGGTGGGGATCGGCCTCCATCGCCTTCTCCGCGCCGAGATTGGCGAGCTTCATCACGAAGGGCAGCGTGGCGTTGTTGAGCGCGAAGGTTGAGGTGCGCGCCACCGCGCCCGGCATGTTGGCGACGCAATAATGGATCACACCATCGACCTCATAGACCGGGTCGTCATGCGTGGTGGCGTGGCTGGTCTCGAAGCAGCCGCCCTGATCGATCGCGATGTCGACCAGGACCGAGCCGCGCTTCATCGTCTTGAGCATGTCGCGCGTGACCAGCTTGGGCGCGGCCGCGCCGGGCACCAGCACCGCGCCGATCACCAGATGGGCATTGGCCACCGCGGCGGCGATCGCCGCCTTGCTGGCATAGGCGGTCTTGATCTGGCTGCCGAAATGCATGTCGAGCTCGGCGAGGCGGGCGTTGTTGATATCGTAGATGGTGACGTCGGCGCGCAGGCCGGTGGCCATCTGCGCCGCGTTGATCCCGGAGACGCCGCCGCCGAGGATCGCGACCCGCGCCGGCGCGACGCCGGGGACGCCACCGAGCAGCACGCCGCGGCCGCCTTGCTCCTTTTCCAGATAGTGCGCGCCGACCTGAACCGACATGCGGCCCGCCACCTCGCTCATCGGCTTGAGCAGCGGCAGCGAGCGATCGTTGGCGGTGACCGTCTCATAGGCGATGCAGGTCGCGCCCGATTCCATCAGCCCTTCGGCCTGGGCCTTGTCGGCGGCGAGGTGAAGATAGGTGAACAGCGTGTGGCGCGCCTCGAGCAGCGCGATCTCGCTCGGCTGCGGTTCCTTGACCTTCACGATCATGTCGGACTGCGCGAACACGGTTGCCGCGTCCGGCACGATGCGCGCGCCGGCCGCGACATAGTCCGAATCCTCGAAGTCGATGCCCATCCCGGCGCGAGTCTCGACCGCGACTTCATGGCCGACGGCGGTCAGCTCGGCGACTAGCGGCGGCGTCAGGCCGACGCGATATTCGTGATTCTTGATTTCCTTTGGAACACCGACGCGCATGACAAACTCTCCGATATCTGTGTCTCGCGCACATCGTAACGCAGGATATCGCCGCGAATCTCTGCAAACTTATGCGCTTGGATCGTGACGCTTGCATGAATATGCTTGTGAAAACGAGATACTCGGGATTCCATGCGCGATGGACAAAATCGACGAGGCGATCCTCAAGCAGCTCGCGCGCAATGCGCGTGCGCCGGTCAGCCACATTGCGACGGAGGTCGGGCTCTCGCAATCGGCCTGCACGCGGCGGATCCAGGCGCTCGAGGCGTCGGGGCATATCCTGGGCTATGGCGCGCGGCTCGGCCTGCGGCGGCTGGGCTATAGCGTCACCGCGATGGTGGACATCACGCTGGGCACCGAAGTGGGCGAGGACCTCGCGCGGTTCGAGGCGGCGGTGGCGCAGATCGACGGGATCGTCGAATGCGCGCTGGTTTCGGGCGGGTACGACTATCGCCTGAAGATATTGTGCCGCGATCTCGACGACTATGAACGACTGCACCGCGAGGAGATGGGGCGCCTGCCCGGCGTGGTGAAGATCAGTTCGAGCTTCGTGCTGCGCGCGGTACCGACGCGTAGCGAAGCCGACGCACTGTTTCCCGCCACGGGACGATGAGACCGGCCCCAATTGCGCCGCAATGTTGCACGTGCTAACTGCGCGGCCGTTTCAATGGACAGGTAGCCGGTCTGACATGACCACTGCATTGCTCGCCACGGTACGCAAGTTTCTCCCGTGAGCGAGACCAACGGAAGCCCCGGGGCGGCGACCGACTCGATTCCCGAACAGCATCATCCGCATGGCCGTGAGGCGGCGTTGTGGAAGCTTGCCGTCGGGGCGATCGGCGTGGTGTTCGGCGATATCGGCACCAGCCCGCTCTATGCGTTTCGCGAAACGTTCAGCTCGGCACACCATCCGGAGCATCCGCTAGCGCTCGACGAGATGCACATCATGGGCGTGATCAGCCTGATGTTCTGGTCGATGATGGTGGTGGTGACGCTCAAATATGTGTCGCTGATCATGCGCGCCGACAACAAGGGCGAAGGCGGCAGCCTGGCGCTGCTCGCGCTGATCAATCGGGCGAGCGGGCAGAAGCGCTGGACGGCCGGGATCGTGCTGCTCGGCGTGTTCGCGACGGCGCTGTTCTATGGCGATTCGATGATCACTCCGGCGGTCTCGGTGCTGTCGGCGGTCGAGGGACTCGCGGTGG
This portion of the Sphingomonas sp. BT-65 genome encodes:
- a CDS encoding SapC family protein, which gives rise to MTQHAILDNNTHRALRVRSDVGTDLGDGVMGTLTVPSEFRNVQGQFPILFRREMGRDDFFALALFGFENGENLFLDGNRWDARYRPLSLAIQPFLIGRPESGEGPGQVHIDLGHPRIAADGEGVRLFDAEGAATPYLEDVAERLGALDEGYRASKGFFDALLAHDLLEPFSLEVTLDDMSVHSLVGYHIIDETKLRLLDAETLWRLHVDGHLMPIFMALASLSQISALVARKNRRLAGG
- a CDS encoding cupin-like domain-containing protein, translated to MAEQALSIPPSLTKVPERDWRAVGLDTLLKEAREPFVVRGLVADWPLVAVGKSGARAARRYLLDHARDRPFTVSIGSPGHDGRMFYDTDMQMNFRTGTGKLADIFAGIDKAEELGENRTVYLASIDIPSHFDGLDAANPIDLGMRDPLKSIWIGTRTLIAAHNDFPDNLACVAVGRRRFTLFPPDQFRNLYLGPIDNTPAGRTVSMVDFNDPDFERYPRFREALEHAMVAELGPGDAIHIPMMWWHHIEGLDPFNVLVNYWWRDTPRWLGQPQDALNHAILSIRDLPPEQKAHWRALFDHYVFANGDDVTEHLPEGMRGILDPLTHETASRIRAYLLRQLSR
- a CDS encoding tryptophan halogenase family protein, which gives rise to MSARPATRVVIAGGGTAGWMAAAAISRTMGPTIDLTLVESEQIGTIGVGESTIPPLVNFNRILRIGEAEFMRAAQATFKLGILFDNWKHDGHSYFHSFGLSGKDHWSAGFQHFWLYGRERGHQEPYDDYCLELAAAMQGKFAHLPQDRMNYAYHVDATLYGRYLRKLAEEAGTKRVEGKIQRVELNGETGDIAALLLDGERRIEGDMFVDCTGFRGLLIDGALHAGFEDWGHWLPNDSAIAVQSKHLGPPQPYTQAIAHDAGWQWRIPLQHRMGAGIVYASGYLSRDEAYHRLISTVGEPLIEPFDIKFKGGVRRKQWYRNCVAIGLSGGFVEPLEATTVHLIQRAVLRFVRLMPNGRVSERDAAEFNEQQRQDIEQIRDFVILHYKATNRRDSAFWRHVAAMPVPDSLAQKIELFRETARTFRKNEELFAENSWVQVMMGQGIDPQSWHPIAEKLSDDELARLLATLREDVTRTVATLPEHHAYVAQYCGAADPVAA
- a CDS encoding LacI family DNA-binding transcriptional regulator, producing the protein MARRKQAVTIRHVAADAGVSLQTVSRVINKEPNVRPEMAERVRTSIAKLGYVPSIAAQRMSGSRSYLIMALNDRERTLDGWRARDGTDWVDQMLLGGMLTCSEHGYRLIVELVDTHSDHIERELSAALAALQPDGVILTPPHSANPAILELLDDAHISLARIGSLHEGPGFRLTMGDDLAAALATRHLTGLGHARIALIAGPDEYELSGWRVDGWRAAMAEAGLSTEGLLAQGDFSRESGRAAAPRLIDAGATAIIASNDQMTLGALEVARERGLTVPRDLSLISFDDTPIARFNHPPLTAITQPIAEVTARAVELIIAARGGRAVPDGPVVVPPTLTVRESTAAPRH
- a CDS encoding integration host factor subunit beta, translating into MIRSELVQMLAADNPGLSAREIERIVDTFFEEITTRLVVNGRVELRGFGAFSTRARDARTGRNPRTGETVDVSAKRVPYFKPGKEMRARLNV
- the rpsA gene encoding 30S ribosomal protein S1, which codes for MATSANPTRDDFAALLDQTLGGAESFEGRVVIGTVTGIENDLAIIDVGLKSEGRVPLREFAAPGQPADLKVGDEVEVYVDRVENANGEAMLSRDRARREAAWDKLELEFSQGNRVEGVIFGRVKGGFTVDLSGAVAFLPGSQVDIRPVRDVQPLMDLPQPFQILKMDRKRGNIVVSRRAVLEENRAEQRSGLIQSLAEGQVIDGVVKNITDYGAFVDLGGIDGLLHVTDLSYKRVNHPSEMLNIGDTVKVQIIRINRDTQRISLGMKQLESDPWDGAGVKYPIGAKLSGRVTNITEYGAFVELEPGIEGLVHVSEMSWTKKNVHPGKIVSTSQEVDVVVLEVDQDKRRISLGLKQAQQNPWEAFAAAHPVGTEVEGEVKNATEFGLFIGLDNDVDGMVHMSDIAWGISGEDALALHRKGEMVKAVVLAVEPDKERISLGMKQLERGGVPTPAAATGGARVNKNEIVTVTVLEVRDAGLEVQVGDDGATGFIKRTDLGRDRDEQRPERFQVGQKFDAMVTGMDRSKKPTFSVKAMQIAEEKQAVAQYGSSDSGASLGDILGEALKAREEKK
- the ald gene encoding alanine dehydrogenase gives rise to the protein MRVGVPKEIKNHEYRVGLTPPLVAELTAVGHEVAVETRAGMGIDFEDSDYVAAGARIVPDAATVFAQSDMIVKVKEPQPSEIALLEARHTLFTYLHLAADKAQAEGLMESGATCIAYETVTANDRSLPLLKPMSEVAGRMSVQVGAHYLEKEQGGRGVLLGGVPGVAPARVAILGGGVSGINAAQMATGLRADVTIYDINNARLAELDMHFGSQIKTAYASKAAIAAAVANAHLVIGAVLVPGAAAPKLVTRDMLKTMKRGSVLVDIAIDQGGCFETSHATTHDDPVYEVDGVIHYCVANMPGAVARTSTFALNNATLPFVMKLANLGAEKAMEADPHLAAGLNVYKGTITHEAVAEALDLPFTARRP
- a CDS encoding Lrp/AsnC family transcriptional regulator, producing MDKIDEAILKQLARNARAPVSHIATEVGLSQSACTRRIQALEASGHILGYGARLGLRRLGYSVTAMVDITLGTEVGEDLARFEAAVAQIDGIVECALVSGGYDYRLKILCRDLDDYERLHREEMGRLPGVVKISSSFVLRAVPTRSEADALFPATGR